Genomic DNA from Azospirillum brasilense:
GCGTGGTGGCTCACGCGGAAGGGACGCCGCTGATGAGCGTTCCAGGGCCGCCGAAAACAACCGGTCATGGTCCACGAGCATGACGTTCCAGGTTCTCATCGAAACTCCTCCACGACGCCACCCGTGACGAGCAGCGCACAACGCCAATCGTTGTCCGTTTCGCCTGGGAAAAGGGAAAAAAGCCGCCTTTATTGTATCGAAAAAGCGTGCTTTACGCTGGTTGTCCCGATGATTTATACGGATGGTCAGGGAGCGGCGCAAGATGCTTGGAAGAAGCTCGATACGAATGAATCATAAATGGCTTCTAAGCGATAGAAATTCGCACGGCGCTGCTTCTGCAAAGTCAAAAGAGGTATCTTTATACTTTTCCGCTGGACAGAAAGCCGAGCTGGATTGGGGCGTTTTTGTTTTCCAAGTCGGCTTTCGGCGGCTTGATGGGGTAGCAAAGCAATGGAAGTTCAGCTGCAGACGCGCGGCAAGGAGCGGTCGGTGGCCGGCAGGGCGCAAAAGTTTCTGGTGGTGGACGACCACCCCTGGTCCGGCACGGCTTCGCCCTCTCGGTGGGGGAGATCCACCCGGACGCGCAGGTGCTGGAGGCTGGCTCGCTGGATGAGGCGATGGCCATCGCCGACCGCACGCCGGATCTGACGCTGGTCCTGTTCGACCTCAACCTGGGCGACCGCACCGGGCGCGACGGGGTGCGCCGCATGGTCGAGGTGCTGGGGAACGCCCGCTTCTGGTCATCTCCGGGTCGGACGAGGTCGCGGACATCGTGGACAGCGTCCGGTTGGGGGCAGGGGCTACATTCTGAAGACCAGTTCCACCGCGGTGCTGGAGCACGCGATCTCCCTGGCGCTGACCGGGGAGACGTTCCTGCCGCTGCCGCGCGCCGTCCTGTCCGGCAACGTCGCGACCGAGGCCGCGCGCCCCTCGGGCCAGATTCTCGACCGGCTGACCGACCGGCAGCGCGACGTGTTCCAGCTTCTGCTGGCCGGTCACTCCAACAAGGAGATCGCGCGGGAGCTGGGCGTGCTGGAAGGCACCGTGAAGGTTCATGTGCGGGCCATCATGCAGAAGCTGGGCGTGCGCAACCGCACCCAGGTCGCCGTCGTGGCCGCCCGCAGCGGATGCTTCCCCGAGGACGCCTGACTCCCTCCGGCGCCGTTTATCCATCCGAACCATGCCTTTATGGCTAGACGGCCGGCCCGCCATTGCGGCCTGCCGCGGCTTTCCGGCACTATGACGGAAACGCCCGACAGGAGGGACAATGACGGGCTCTGTGCGTTTCGTGCTCGGCGGACGGGTGGTGGAGGTGCGGGACGCCGATCCCACCACCACGGTGCTGAACTGGCTGCGCGCCAACGGGCGCCCCGGTTCCAAGGAGGGCTGCGCCGAGGGGGATTGCGGCGCCTGCACGGTGGTGCTGGGCGATCTCACCACGGACGGGCGCGTTCGCTACCGCGCCGTCAACGCCTGCATCCTCTTCCTGCCGATGATCGATGGCAAGCTGCTGCTGACGTCGAGGATCTGGCCGGCGAGGACGGGCAACTGCACCCCGTCCAGGCGGCGATGGTGGACAAGCACGCCTCGCAATGCGGCTTCTGCACCCCGGATTCGTAATGGCGCTGTTCGCGCTCCACCATGTCGGACGCGTCGCGTCCGGCGGCCTGACCGACGGGGCCATCCACGACGCGCTGGCCGGCAACCTGTGCCGCTGCACCGGCTACCGCCCGATCCTCGACGCCGCCCGGACCATGGCGGCGGAGCGGAGCGACGACCGCTTCGACCGGGCGGAGGAGGGCATCGCCACCCTGCTGCGCTCCATCCAGCGCGATGGGGCGCTGACCGTCACCCGGGGCAGCGCCAGCTTCCACGCGCCGCGGAGCGTCGAGGAGCTGGCGTCGGTGTGCGCCGCGCATCCGAACGCCACGCTGGTCGCCGGGGCGACCGACGTCGGGCTGTGGGTGACCAAGCAGGGCCGCAGCCTGCCCACGCTGATCCACCTCGCCCAGGTGCGGGAACTCCACCGGATCGACGAGGGGGCCGAGGCGCTGGAGATCGGCGCGGCGGTGACCTACACCGACCTGCTGCCGGTTCTGGAGCGCCGCCTGCCCGAGCTGGCCGCTCTGGTCACCCGCATCGGCGCGGCGCAGGTGCGCAATTCCGGCACGCTGGGCGGCAACATCGCCAACGGCTCGCCCATCGGGACAGCATGCCGGCCCTGCTGGCGCTCGGCGCTTCGCTGGTGCTGAACCGGGGCGGGGTGCGGCGGGAACTGCCGCTGGATGGCTTCTACCACGGCTACCGCAGGAACGACCTGAAACCGGGCGAGTTCGTCGAGCGCATCCGCATTCCCCTGCCGCGAGAGGGCCAGCGCTTCGCCACCTGGAAGGTGTCCAAGCGGCGGGACCAGGACATCTCCGCCGTCTGCGCCGCCTTCCTGCTGACGCTGGACGGGGAGGGGCGGGTGGCCGGGCTGCGCGCCGGCTACGGCGGCATGGCGGCGACCCCGGCCCGCGCCCCGGCGCTGGAGGCGGCGCTGGCCGGGCAGCCCTGGACGGCGGACGCCGTGGCGGCGGCCCTGCCGGCGCTCGACGGCGACTTCCGCCCCATGACCGACATGCGGGCCAGCGACCGCTACCGGGCGCTGGTGGCGAAGAACCTGCTGATGCGCTTCCTTCTTCACACCACCGGGGCCGAGTTGCCCTCCCTGGAGGCCGTGCATGGCTGACGGCGGCACCATCCAACCGATCCGCGGTGGCGTCCACCGGGGCATCGAGCATGAAAGCGCCCGCAAGCATGTGATGGGCGCCGCGGCCTACACCGACGACATTCCGGAACTGCCCGGCACGCTGCACGTCGCGGTGCGGCTGTCCGAGCGGGCGCACGCGCGCATCCTGGGCATGGACTTGGCGCGGGCGAAGCAGGCGCCGGGCGTCCACGCGGTCCTCACCTACGCCGACGCTCCGGGGGACGGCGACATCGGCACCATCCAGCGCGGCGATCCCATCCTGGCCGACGATGTGGTGACCTACGCCGGGCAGGCGGTGGTCGCCGTGGCGGCGGAAACGCTGCTGCAGGCCCGCGCCGCCGCCCGGCTGGTGGAGATTTATTATGAGGACTTGCCGGCGGTGCTGACCGCCGAGGCGGCGCTGGACAAGGGCAGCTTCGTCTCGCCGCCGCTGACCTTCCGGCGCGGCGACGCGGCGGCGGAGGTCGCCGGGGCGCCGCACCGGCTGACCGGTACTCTGGAGGTCGGCGGGCAGGATCACTTTTACTTGGAAGGCCACATCGCCTACGCCATCCCCAAGGAGGACGGCGACCTGCTGGTCCATTCCTCGACCCAGCACCCGTCGGAGGTCCAGCACGCCGTCGCCCAGGTGCTGGGGCGCCCGATGCACGGCATCGCCGTGGAGTGCCGGCGCATGGGCGGCGGCTTCGGCGGCAAGGAGAGCCAGCCGGCGCAGATCGCCGCCATCGCCGGCCTGCTGGCCAACGCGACGAAGCGGCCGGTGAAGTTCCGCCTGGACCGCGACGACGACATGCTGATGACCGGCAAGCGCCACGACTTCTTCGTGCGCTACGACGTCGGCTTCGATGATGAGGGGCGCATCCAGGGGCTGGAGATGGACCTCGCCGGGCGCTGCGGCATGTCGCTGGACCTGTCCAACGGCGTGGTCGACCGCGCCATGTTCCACGCCGACAACGCCTACTACCTGCCGACGGCGCGGGTGACCGGGCACCGCTGCAAAACGAACACGGTGTCCAACACCGCCTTCCGCGGCTTCGGCGGGCCGCAGGGCGTCATCGCCATCGAGCATGTGGTGGACGAGATCGCCCGCTCCCTCGGCAAGGACCCGCTCGACGTGCGCCGCGCCAATCTCTATGGCGGGCCGGGCCGCGACACCACCCATTACGGGATGCCGGTGGAGGAGCCGGAAATCCTCGCCGAGCTGATGGACCGGATCGAGAGGGACGGCGACTACCGCCGCCGCCGCGAGGCGGTCGACGCCTTCAACACTCGCAGCCCGGTGCTGAAGAAGGGTCTGGCGGTGACCCCGGTGAAGTTCGGCATCTCCTTCACCGTCAAGCACCTGAACCAGGCGGCGGCGCTGGTCCATGTCTACACCGACGGCTCCGTCCAGGTGAACCACGGCGGGACGGAGATGGGGCAGGGCATCCACACCAAGATGGCCCAGATCGCCGCCCAGGAGTTCCAGATCGACGTGGAGCGGGTGCGGGTCACCGCCAGCGCCACCGACAAGGTGCCGAACGCCCCGCCCACCGCGGCGTCGGCCGGCACCGACCTGAACGGCATGGCGGTGCGCATCGCCGTGGGGACGATCCGCGACCGTCTGGTGGCGTTCCTCGCCCAGCACTGTCACACCACGCCGGACAAGGTGGAGTTCCGCGACAACGCCGTCTTCGCCGGCAACCACGCCATGACCTTCGCGGAGGTGGCCAAGCTCGCCTATCTGAACCGGGTGTCGCTGTCCTCCACCGGCCATTACGCCACGCCGAAGATCTGGTGGGACCGCGAGAAGTGCGAAGGGCGGCCCTTCTTCTACTTCTCCTGCGGCGTCGCGGTGACCGAGGCGCTGATCGACACGCTGACCGGCGAGTACAGCTTCCCCCGCGCCGACGTGCTGCACGACTGTTCCGGCAGCATCAACCCGGCCATCGACCTGGGCCAAGTGGAGGGCGCCTTCGTCCAGGGGCTGGGCTGGGTCACGTCGGAGGAGCTGTGGTGGGACGGCGAGGGACGCTTGCGCACCCACGCGCCCAGCACCTACAAGATCCCGACCTCGCGCTCGCTGCCGGAGGATTTCCGGGTGGCGCTCTACACCGACCGCCCCAACCGGGAGGACACGGTGTTCCGCTCCAAGGCGATCGGGGAGCCGCCGCTGATGCTCGGCATCTCGGCGTGGCTGGCGCTGAAGGACGCCGTCGCGGCGGTGGGCGGCCACCGGCTGCCGGTGCGCCTCGACGCCCCGGCGACGCCGGAGCGCGTGCTGCTGGCGGTCGAGGATGTGAAGGCCCGGGATATCAAGGCAAGGATGGGTTCCGCTGGTGGCTGACGCGTTGATGAAGAAGGTCGCCGTCCACGGTGCGGCGACCGTGCGGTTCGAGCATCGCCATGGGGCCACGCGCCTCGCCACGCTCTACCACCACGACCCGCTGCGGGTGCTGCTGCCCGACCCGCGGGCGGGAGACCTGCCCATCGCGGTGCTGGTCACCACCTCCGGCGGGCTGGTCGGCGGCGACCGGCTGGACGTCGCCCTCTCGGCGGGGCCGGGGGCGGCGGCGCTGGTGACGACGCAGGCGGCGGAGAAGGTCTACCGTTCCGCCGGGCCGGACTGCCGCATCGACACACGCGTGACGGTGGAGGCCGGCGGCTGGCTGGAATGGATGCCGCAGGAGGCCATCGTCTTCGAGGGCTCCCGCCTGCGCCGCCTGACCCGGCTGGAGCTGGAGGGCGACGCCCGCCTGATCGCCGGGGAGATGCTGGTCTTCGGGCGCGCCGCCTTCGGCGAGACGGTCACCCGCGGCCTCGTCCGCGACGCCTGGGAGGTGGTGCGCGACGGCCGCCTCGCCTGGGCCGACGCCCTGCACATGGACGGCGACCTCGCCGAGACGTTGGCCCATCCGGCGGGCTTCGGCGGGGCCGGGGCCTGCGCCACGCTGCTCTTCGTGGCCCCCGACGCCGGGAGCCGGCTGGACGCGTTGCGCGCGGCGGCGGAGGGGCTGGAGGGCGTGCGGGTCGGCGCCACGGCCTTCGACGGGCTGCTGGTCGTCCGCATCCTGGGCGGCGAGGCGCGGTCGGTGCGTGGCGCCTACGCGGCGCTGTGGTCCCATCTGCGCTCGGCGGCGGCGGGCCTCCCGGTCAGATTGCCGCGGCTGTGGGAGGTCTGAGCCCCCTTGTCAAAGGGGGAGTGCCGGCGTAGCTCCGGTTCCATGCGCTTCACCATCGTCACCTACGGCTCCCAGGGCGACATCCGCCCCTACGTCGCCCTTGGGAAGGGCCTGCGGGCGGCCGGACACTCCGTCGCCTTTCCCGCCGACCGCGAGTTCCGCGGCCTGATCGAACGGCATGGCCTGGACTACAGCCCGCTGTCCGGCGACCTGCGCGCCGTGACCGGCAGCCGGGAGGCGGACGGGCTGTTCCGCGAGGGGATCAACCCCGTCAAGATGATGCGGGCGCTTCTCCGTCTCGGCCAGGACCACGCGCTGGACTGGATGCGGGAATATTGGGAGGCGGCGCGGGGAAGCGACGCGATCATCGCCTCCGGACTCGCCTTCTACGCGGGCGTGGCGGTGGCGGAGAATCTGGGCGTTCCGGTCGTCGGGACGGCGTTGCAGCCG
This window encodes:
- a CDS encoding helix-turn-helix domain-containing protein, producing MLEHAISLALTGETFLPLPRAVLSGNVATEAARPSGQILDRLTDRQRDVFQLLLAGHSNKEIARELGVLEGTVKVHVRAIMQKLGVRNRTQVAVVAARSGCFPEDA
- the xdhB gene encoding xanthine dehydrogenase molybdopterin binding subunit, which produces MADGGTIQPIRGGVHRGIEHESARKHVMGAAAYTDDIPELPGTLHVAVRLSERAHARILGMDLARAKQAPGVHAVLTYADAPGDGDIGTIQRGDPILADDVVTYAGQAVVAVAAETLLQARAAARLVEIYYEDLPAVLTAEAALDKGSFVSPPLTFRRGDAAAEVAGAPHRLTGTLEVGGQDHFYLEGHIAYAIPKEDGDLLVHSSTQHPSEVQHAVAQVLGRPMHGIAVECRRMGGGFGGKESQPAQIAAIAGLLANATKRPVKFRLDRDDDMLMTGKRHDFFVRYDVGFDDEGRIQGLEMDLAGRCGMSLDLSNGVVDRAMFHADNAYYLPTARVTGHRCKTNTVSNTAFRGFGGPQGVIAIEHVVDEIARSLGKDPLDVRRANLYGGPGRDTTHYGMPVEEPEILAELMDRIERDGDYRRRREAVDAFNTRSPVLKKGLAVTPVKFGISFTVKHLNQAAALVHVYTDGSVQVNHGGTEMGQGIHTKMAQIAAQEFQIDVERVRVTASATDKVPNAPPTAASAGTDLNGMAVRIAVGTIRDRLVAFLAQHCHTTPDKVEFRDNAVFAGNHAMTFAEVAKLAYLNRVSLSSTGHYATPKIWWDREKCEGRPFFYFSCGVAVTEALIDTLTGEYSFPRADVLHDCSGSINPAIDLGQVEGAFVQGLGWVTSEELWWDGEGRLRTHAPSTYKIPTSRSLPEDFRVALYTDRPNREDTVFRSKAIGEPPLMLGISAWLALKDAVAAVGGHRLPVRLDAPATPERVLLAVEDVKARDIKARMGSAGG
- a CDS encoding urease accessory protein UreD; amino-acid sequence: MADALMKKVAVHGAATVRFEHRHGATRLATLYHHDPLRVLLPDPRAGDLPIAVLVTTSGGLVGGDRLDVALSAGPGAAALVTTQAAEKVYRSAGPDCRIDTRVTVEAGGWLEWMPQEAIVFEGSRLRRLTRLELEGDARLIAGEMLVFGRAAFGETVTRGLVRDAWEVVRDGRLAWADALHMDGDLAETLAHPAGFGGAGACATLLFVAPDAGSRLDALRAAAEGLEGVRVGATAFDGLLVVRILGGEARSVRGAYAALWSHLRSAAAGLPVRLPRLWEV